The proteins below are encoded in one region of Phaseolus vulgaris cultivar G19833 chromosome 1, P. vulgaris v2.0, whole genome shotgun sequence:
- the LOC137814074 gene encoding uncharacterized protein isoform X2, with protein sequence MEGEEELLWKSEPQRESIVSVTLARAITSLLTSRPKKLHDSISRLSSHSSRSHTSLASLEDSLWFFHTYVADAATNNSSLDQLLLPIIDSVLKSKHGDQGMLLLNWLFQDEHLFQPVAQALAGVVARKHVHDRYLLLGWCLLLRNLVEFETSAHQSMFGGIRERYGDLLKILSTCLPDLASIVSKGSTLQDGFELPSRLGVSAADCFLSLSGALTKVADSKKSKLDARAKDQAITFVQSPTTDQKEKLDSKFLMSMIERDYTLWHHLDDIICLVGRLLSWSKKSRFLHAKGLEQVLKWLEEIKDHHGSFQHGAALETDSNALKTGDLLLSSCWKHYSVLLHLEDKKFSQHYKKLLDQYMSGIQYYMDNHTGGGYTDNNDGGLETRKFFLNCLCLLLGRLDIKRFESTVSEFGMNISRILVPQLNCTDEDVIAGVVSIFKAIILRPDYSQEDALTDSRKENSVIPFLLHLLDERDGTARAVVMLIGEYCSMSKDDQCLMEVLKRLDSGNISQRRNAMDVISEVLHISSNSQSLMSCSARKDIANKLLERLGDEEIMIREQASKLLPMIDPSLYLPALVGLVYSSDETKSIASDSIIEVLKHHNQRIEVIFLFLDCLSNTSISLDLPQSNGDKGSKFDTDRLLKLVPVWSKSVQDWNLLIGPLVDKMFADPSNATTVKFLSYISENLANVADLVLHHVLLHVREQKQIDESFLSRWEQRTYSSDEFEEMQQSLFEHLCPLLIIKILPLKTFNDLNSSIMYGHLSKNIIPDAASRNTDIDCDCISAFLLNRAFSEFEFEDVRKLSAELCGRIHPQVLLPFLCSLLERAVASKNILKIKACLFSICTSLVVRGWESLYHCSMYAIREMIETVLLWPCLNADSVSKAQHGCIDCLALMICAELQAKESITTSMPDKTKAVGKEGKSVVSYVLNQFFNNKNERTSTPEFGDENSEFVAAAVSLSFRLCMGNVLISTCQKISESCKKPFAAQVLPFLLHSLEFETMSEIRAACTQVLFSAVYHLRSAVLPYASDLLRSALKALRKESDKERIAGAKLIASLMASEDVILENIFVGLLEARSVLSTISSSDPSLELQQLCRNLLACISSP encoded by the exons ATGGAGGGAGAAGAAGAGTTGCTATGGAAATCGGAGCCACAACGCGAGTCCATCGTCTCCGTCACGCTCGCACGTGCCATAACTTCTCTTCTCACTTCCCGTCCCAAGAAGCTTCACGACTCTATTTCTCGCCTCTCTTCACATTCTTCGCGCTCGCACACTTCACTCGCTTCCCTCGAAGATTCTCTCTGGTTCTTCCACACCTACGTAGCCGACGCTGCGACCAACAATTCTTCCCTCGACCAACTTCTTCTTCCAATCATCGACAGC GTGTTGAAGTCCAAGCACGGTGACCAAGGTATGCTTCTGTTGAACTGGCTCTTCCAGGACGAGCATCTTTTCCAACCCGTTGCCCAGGCTCTCGCTGGCGTCGTTGCCAGAAAGCACGTGCACGATCGCTACTTGTTGCTTGGTTGGTGCCTCCTTCTTCGGAATCTCGTTGAATTTGAAACTTCTGCTCATCAATCCATGTTTGGTG GGATACGGGAGAGGTATGGAGATTTGTTGAAGATACTCTCCACCTGCCTTCCGGATTTGGCCAGCATTGTTAGTAAAGGAAG CACTTTGCAGGATGGTTTTGAGTTGCCATCTCGCCTTGGAGTGTCCGCAGCTGATTGTTTTTTGTCCCTTTCGGGAGCATTAACAAAAGTGGCAGACAGCAAAAAGTCAAAATTAGATGCTAGAGCAAAAGATCAAGCAATTACTTTTGTACAATCTCCTACTACTGACCAGAAGGAGAAATTGGATTCAAAATTTTTGATGTCAATGATCGAAAGGGACTATACTCTGTGGCATCATTTAGATGACATTATTTGTTTGGTTGGAAGACTCCTTTCT TGGAGCAAGAAAAGTCGTTTTTTACATGCCAAAGGCTTGGAGCAAGTTCTTAAATGGCTGGAGGAGATAAAGGATCACCATGGGTCCTTTCAACATGGGGCAG CATTGGAGACAGATTCTAATGCTCTCAAGACTGGAGATTTACTGCTCTCTTCTTGCTGGAAGCATTATAGCGTGCTACTACACCTGGAAGATAAGAAGTTCTCTCAGCATTACAAGAAACTGTTGGACCAGTATATGTCTGGCATCCAG TATTATATGGACAACCACACTGGTGGTGGCTATACTGACAACAATGATGGTGGGTTGGAGACCAGAAAATTCTTTTTGAATTGTTTATGCCTGCTTTTGGGACGTCTGGACATCAAGAGATTTGAAAGCACAGTGTCGGAATTTGGGATGAATATCTCACGCATTCTAGTACCACAG CTTAATTGCACTGATGAAGATGTGATAGCTGGGGTTGTTTCAATATTCAAGGCTATCATTCTGAGGCCAGATTACTCACAAGAAGATGCACTTACTGACAGTAGGAAGGAAAAtagtgtgattccttttctGCTTCACCTTTTAGATGAGCGGGATGGTACAGCTAGAGCTGTTGTTATGCTGATAGGAGAATACTGCTCAAT GAGCAAAGATGATCAGTGTCTTATGGAAGTTCTAAAGCGCCTTGATTCTGGAAACATTTCCCAGAGAAGAAATGCTATGGATGTTATTTCAGAAGTCTTACATATATCATCAAATTCACAAAGTTTAATGTCTTGTTCTGCTAG GAAAGATATAGCCAACAAATTGCTAGAGCGGCTTGGAGATGAAGAAATTATGATTCGTGAACAGGCATCCAAATTACTTCCAATGATAG ATCCTTCATTGTACTTGCCTGCACTGGTTGGTCTTGTCTACTCTTCAGATGAGACAAAATCAATTGCTAGTGATTCCATCATTGAGGTTCTCAAACATCACAACCAGAGAATTGAAGTCATATTCTTGTTTCTTGACTGTCTTAG CAACACCAGTATAAGCCTGGACCTTCCACAGTCCAATGGAGATAAAG GGTCAAAGTTCGATACTGACCGACTACTCAAACTGGTTCCAGTATGGTCTAAAAGT GTTCAAGACTGGAACTTATTAATCGGACCACTGGTTGACAAGATGTTTGCAGATCCATCAAATGCAACTACTGTCAAATTCTTGAGTTATATAAGTGAAAACTTAGCAAATGTTGCTGATCTTGTATTGCATCATGTTCTGTTGCATGTTAGAGAACAGAAGCA GATTGATGAAAGTTTCTTATCAAGATGGGAGCAAAGAACCTACTCAAGTGATGAGTTTGAAGAAATGCAGCAATCTCTGTTCGAGCATCTTTGCCCTTTGCTTATAATTAAGATTCTTCCCCTGAAAACTTTCAACGACCTCAATTCATCCATTATGTATGGGCATCTCAGTAAAAACATTATTCCGG ATGCAGCAAGCAGGAACACTGATATTGATTGTGATTGTATCTCTGCTTTCCTTCTAAACAG GGCTTTTTCTGAGTTTGAATTTGAAGATGTTCGGAAGCTCTCTGCTGAGCTGTGTGGACGCATTCATCCACAA GTTCTACTCCCATTTCTTTGCTCCTTATTAGAGAGGGCTGTTGCCTCTAAGAATATACTGAAGATAAAGGCCTGTTTATTTTCGATCTGCACATCACTAGTG GTCAGAGGATGGGAGTCACTTTATCATTGTTCAATGTATGCAATTAGAGAGATGATTGAAACAGTATTGTTATGGCCTTGTCTGAACGCTGATTCAG TTTCTAAAGCACAACACGGATGCATTGATTGTCTAGCACTGATGATATGTGCTGAACTACAAGCTAAGGAATCAATCACCACTTCCATGCCTGACAAAACTAAGGCCGTTGGAAAGGAAG GGAAGTCTGTTGTCAGCTATGTGCTCAATCAGTTCTTTAACAACAAGAATGAACGAACTTCAACTCCAGAGTTTGGGGATGAAAACTCAGAATTTGTTGCTGCTGCAGTATCTCTCTCTTTTCGTCTGTGTATGGGTAATGTTCTCATTAGCACTTGCCAGAAGATATCAGAATCTTGCAAGAAGCCCTTTGCAGCACaagttcttccttttcttcttcattctctTGAG TTTGAAACGATGTCAGAGATTAGAGCAGCATGCACCCAGGTCCTATTTTCAGCTGTCTATCATCTAAGATCTGCAGTTCTTCCCTATGCATCTGACCTTCTCAGAAGCGCCCTAAAAGCCCTGAGGAAGGAGTCGGACAAG GAAAGGATAGCAGGTGCGAAGCTCATAGCATCACTTATGGCCAGCGAAGATGTGATTTTGGAAAACATATTTGTTGGACTGTTAGAAGCTAGGTCTGTACTCTCAACCATATCCTCGTCAGATCCTTCCCTTGAGTTACAACAGCTATGCCGCAACTTGCTAGCATGCATATCTTCTCCTTGA
- the LOC137814074 gene encoding uncharacterized protein isoform X1 has translation MEGEEELLWKSEPQRESIVSVTLARAITSLLTSRPKKLHDSISRLSSHSSRSHTSLASLEDSLWFFHTYVADAATNNSSLDQLLLPIIDSVLKSKHGDQGMLLLNWLFQDEHLFQPVAQALAGVVARKHVHDRYLLLGWCLLLRNLVEFETSAHQSMFGGIRERYGDLLKILSTCLPDLASIVSKGSTLQDGFELPSRLGVSAADCFLSLSGALTKVADSKKSKLDARAKDQAITFVQSPTTDQKEKLDSKFLMSMIERDYTLWHHLDDIICLVGRLLSWSKKSRFLHAKGLEQVLKWLEEIKDHHGSFQHGAALETDSNALKTGDLLLSSCWKHYSVLLHLEDKKFSQHYKKLLDQYMSGIQYYMDNHTGGGYTDNNDGGLETRKFFLNCLCLLLGRLDIKRFESTVSEFGMNISRILVPQLNCTDEDVIAGVVSIFKAIILRPDYSQEDALTDSRKENSVIPFLLHLLDERDGTARAVVMLIGEYCSMSKDDQCLMEVLKRLDSGNISQRRNAMDVISEVLHISSNSQSLMSCSARKDIANKLLERLGDEEIMIREQASKLLPMIDPSLYLPALVGLVYSSDETKSIASDSIIEVLKHHNQRIEVIFLFLDCLSNTSISLDLPQSNGDKGSKFDTDRLLKLVPVWSKSVQDWNLLIGPLVDKMFADPSNATTVKFLSYISENLANVADLVLHHVLLHVREQKQIDESFLSRWEQRTYSSDEFEEMQQSLFEHLCPLLIIKILPLKTFNDLNSSIMYGHLSKNIIPDAASRNTDIDCDCISAFLLNRAFSEFEFEDVRKLSAELCGRIHPQVLLPFLCSLLERAVASKNILKIKACLFSICTSLVVRGWESLYHCSMYAIREMIETVLLWPCLNADSVSKAQHGCIDCLALMICAELQAKESITTSMPDKTKAVGKEGKSVVSYVLNQFFNNKNERTSTPEFGDENSEFVAAAVSLSFRLCMGNVLISTCQKISESCKKPFAAQVLPFLLHSLEQFETMSEIRAACTQVLFSAVYHLRSAVLPYASDLLRSALKALRKESDKERIAGAKLIASLMASEDVILENIFVGLLEARSVLSTISSSDPSLELQQLCRNLLACISSP, from the exons ATGGAGGGAGAAGAAGAGTTGCTATGGAAATCGGAGCCACAACGCGAGTCCATCGTCTCCGTCACGCTCGCACGTGCCATAACTTCTCTTCTCACTTCCCGTCCCAAGAAGCTTCACGACTCTATTTCTCGCCTCTCTTCACATTCTTCGCGCTCGCACACTTCACTCGCTTCCCTCGAAGATTCTCTCTGGTTCTTCCACACCTACGTAGCCGACGCTGCGACCAACAATTCTTCCCTCGACCAACTTCTTCTTCCAATCATCGACAGC GTGTTGAAGTCCAAGCACGGTGACCAAGGTATGCTTCTGTTGAACTGGCTCTTCCAGGACGAGCATCTTTTCCAACCCGTTGCCCAGGCTCTCGCTGGCGTCGTTGCCAGAAAGCACGTGCACGATCGCTACTTGTTGCTTGGTTGGTGCCTCCTTCTTCGGAATCTCGTTGAATTTGAAACTTCTGCTCATCAATCCATGTTTGGTG GGATACGGGAGAGGTATGGAGATTTGTTGAAGATACTCTCCACCTGCCTTCCGGATTTGGCCAGCATTGTTAGTAAAGGAAG CACTTTGCAGGATGGTTTTGAGTTGCCATCTCGCCTTGGAGTGTCCGCAGCTGATTGTTTTTTGTCCCTTTCGGGAGCATTAACAAAAGTGGCAGACAGCAAAAAGTCAAAATTAGATGCTAGAGCAAAAGATCAAGCAATTACTTTTGTACAATCTCCTACTACTGACCAGAAGGAGAAATTGGATTCAAAATTTTTGATGTCAATGATCGAAAGGGACTATACTCTGTGGCATCATTTAGATGACATTATTTGTTTGGTTGGAAGACTCCTTTCT TGGAGCAAGAAAAGTCGTTTTTTACATGCCAAAGGCTTGGAGCAAGTTCTTAAATGGCTGGAGGAGATAAAGGATCACCATGGGTCCTTTCAACATGGGGCAG CATTGGAGACAGATTCTAATGCTCTCAAGACTGGAGATTTACTGCTCTCTTCTTGCTGGAAGCATTATAGCGTGCTACTACACCTGGAAGATAAGAAGTTCTCTCAGCATTACAAGAAACTGTTGGACCAGTATATGTCTGGCATCCAG TATTATATGGACAACCACACTGGTGGTGGCTATACTGACAACAATGATGGTGGGTTGGAGACCAGAAAATTCTTTTTGAATTGTTTATGCCTGCTTTTGGGACGTCTGGACATCAAGAGATTTGAAAGCACAGTGTCGGAATTTGGGATGAATATCTCACGCATTCTAGTACCACAG CTTAATTGCACTGATGAAGATGTGATAGCTGGGGTTGTTTCAATATTCAAGGCTATCATTCTGAGGCCAGATTACTCACAAGAAGATGCACTTACTGACAGTAGGAAGGAAAAtagtgtgattccttttctGCTTCACCTTTTAGATGAGCGGGATGGTACAGCTAGAGCTGTTGTTATGCTGATAGGAGAATACTGCTCAAT GAGCAAAGATGATCAGTGTCTTATGGAAGTTCTAAAGCGCCTTGATTCTGGAAACATTTCCCAGAGAAGAAATGCTATGGATGTTATTTCAGAAGTCTTACATATATCATCAAATTCACAAAGTTTAATGTCTTGTTCTGCTAG GAAAGATATAGCCAACAAATTGCTAGAGCGGCTTGGAGATGAAGAAATTATGATTCGTGAACAGGCATCCAAATTACTTCCAATGATAG ATCCTTCATTGTACTTGCCTGCACTGGTTGGTCTTGTCTACTCTTCAGATGAGACAAAATCAATTGCTAGTGATTCCATCATTGAGGTTCTCAAACATCACAACCAGAGAATTGAAGTCATATTCTTGTTTCTTGACTGTCTTAG CAACACCAGTATAAGCCTGGACCTTCCACAGTCCAATGGAGATAAAG GGTCAAAGTTCGATACTGACCGACTACTCAAACTGGTTCCAGTATGGTCTAAAAGT GTTCAAGACTGGAACTTATTAATCGGACCACTGGTTGACAAGATGTTTGCAGATCCATCAAATGCAACTACTGTCAAATTCTTGAGTTATATAAGTGAAAACTTAGCAAATGTTGCTGATCTTGTATTGCATCATGTTCTGTTGCATGTTAGAGAACAGAAGCA GATTGATGAAAGTTTCTTATCAAGATGGGAGCAAAGAACCTACTCAAGTGATGAGTTTGAAGAAATGCAGCAATCTCTGTTCGAGCATCTTTGCCCTTTGCTTATAATTAAGATTCTTCCCCTGAAAACTTTCAACGACCTCAATTCATCCATTATGTATGGGCATCTCAGTAAAAACATTATTCCGG ATGCAGCAAGCAGGAACACTGATATTGATTGTGATTGTATCTCTGCTTTCCTTCTAAACAG GGCTTTTTCTGAGTTTGAATTTGAAGATGTTCGGAAGCTCTCTGCTGAGCTGTGTGGACGCATTCATCCACAA GTTCTACTCCCATTTCTTTGCTCCTTATTAGAGAGGGCTGTTGCCTCTAAGAATATACTGAAGATAAAGGCCTGTTTATTTTCGATCTGCACATCACTAGTG GTCAGAGGATGGGAGTCACTTTATCATTGTTCAATGTATGCAATTAGAGAGATGATTGAAACAGTATTGTTATGGCCTTGTCTGAACGCTGATTCAG TTTCTAAAGCACAACACGGATGCATTGATTGTCTAGCACTGATGATATGTGCTGAACTACAAGCTAAGGAATCAATCACCACTTCCATGCCTGACAAAACTAAGGCCGTTGGAAAGGAAG GGAAGTCTGTTGTCAGCTATGTGCTCAATCAGTTCTTTAACAACAAGAATGAACGAACTTCAACTCCAGAGTTTGGGGATGAAAACTCAGAATTTGTTGCTGCTGCAGTATCTCTCTCTTTTCGTCTGTGTATGGGTAATGTTCTCATTAGCACTTGCCAGAAGATATCAGAATCTTGCAAGAAGCCCTTTGCAGCACaagttcttccttttcttcttcattctctTGAG CAGTTTGAAACGATGTCAGAGATTAGAGCAGCATGCACCCAGGTCCTATTTTCAGCTGTCTATCATCTAAGATCTGCAGTTCTTCCCTATGCATCTGACCTTCTCAGAAGCGCCCTAAAAGCCCTGAGGAAGGAGTCGGACAAG GAAAGGATAGCAGGTGCGAAGCTCATAGCATCACTTATGGCCAGCGAAGATGTGATTTTGGAAAACATATTTGTTGGACTGTTAGAAGCTAGGTCTGTACTCTCAACCATATCCTCGTCAGATCCTTCCCTTGAGTTACAACAGCTATGCCGCAACTTGCTAGCATGCATATCTTCTCCTTGA
- the LOC137814074 gene encoding uncharacterized protein isoform X3 — MEGEEELLWKSEPQRESIVSVTLARAITSLLTSRPKKLHDSISRLSSHSSRSHTSLASLEDSLWFFHTYVADAATNNSSLDQLLLPIIDSVLKSKHGDQGMLLLNWLFQDEHLFQPVAQALAGVVARKHVHDRYLLLGWCLLLRNLVEFETSAHQSMFGGIRERYGDLLKILSTCLPDLASIVSKGSTLQDGFELPSRLGVSAADCFLSLSGALTKVADSKKSKLDARAKDQAITFVQSPTTDQKEKLDSKFLMSMIERDYTLWHHLDDIICLVGRLLSWSKKSRFLHAKGLEQVLKWLEEIKDHHGSFQHGAALETDSNALKTGDLLLSSCWKHYSVLLHLEDKKFSQHYKKLLDQYMSGIQYYMDNHTGGGYTDNNDGGLETRKFFLNCLCLLLGRLDIKRFESTVSEFGMNISRILVPQLNCTDEDVIAGVVSIFKAIILRPDYSQEDALTDSRKENSVIPFLLHLLDERDGTARAVVMLIGEYCSMSKDDQCLMEVLKRLDSGNISQRRNAMDVISEVLHISSNSQSLMSCSARKDIANKLLERLGDEEIMIREQASKLLPMIDPSLYLPALVGLVYSSDETKSIASDSIIEVLKHHNQRIEVIFLFLDCLSNTSISLDLPQSNGDKGSKFDTDRLLKLVPVWSKSVQDWNLLIGPLVDKMFADPSNATTVKFLSYISENLANVADLVLHHVLLHVREQKQIDESFLSRWEQRTYSSDEFEEMQQSLFEHLCPLLIIKILPLKTFNDLNSSIMYGHLSKNIIPASRNTDIDCDCISAFLLNRAFSEFEFEDVRKLSAELCGRIHPQVLLPFLCSLLERAVASKNILKIKACLFSICTSLVVRGWESLYHCSMYAIREMIETVLLWPCLNADSVSKAQHGCIDCLALMICAELQAKESITTSMPDKTKAVGKEGKSVVSYVLNQFFNNKNERTSTPEFGDENSEFVAAAVSLSFRLCMGNVLISTCQKISESCKKPFAAQVLPFLLHSLEQFETMSEIRAACTQVLFSAVYHLRSAVLPYASDLLRSALKALRKESDKERIAGAKLIASLMASEDVILENIFVGLLEARSVLSTISSSDPSLELQQLCRNLLACISSP; from the exons ATGGAGGGAGAAGAAGAGTTGCTATGGAAATCGGAGCCACAACGCGAGTCCATCGTCTCCGTCACGCTCGCACGTGCCATAACTTCTCTTCTCACTTCCCGTCCCAAGAAGCTTCACGACTCTATTTCTCGCCTCTCTTCACATTCTTCGCGCTCGCACACTTCACTCGCTTCCCTCGAAGATTCTCTCTGGTTCTTCCACACCTACGTAGCCGACGCTGCGACCAACAATTCTTCCCTCGACCAACTTCTTCTTCCAATCATCGACAGC GTGTTGAAGTCCAAGCACGGTGACCAAGGTATGCTTCTGTTGAACTGGCTCTTCCAGGACGAGCATCTTTTCCAACCCGTTGCCCAGGCTCTCGCTGGCGTCGTTGCCAGAAAGCACGTGCACGATCGCTACTTGTTGCTTGGTTGGTGCCTCCTTCTTCGGAATCTCGTTGAATTTGAAACTTCTGCTCATCAATCCATGTTTGGTG GGATACGGGAGAGGTATGGAGATTTGTTGAAGATACTCTCCACCTGCCTTCCGGATTTGGCCAGCATTGTTAGTAAAGGAAG CACTTTGCAGGATGGTTTTGAGTTGCCATCTCGCCTTGGAGTGTCCGCAGCTGATTGTTTTTTGTCCCTTTCGGGAGCATTAACAAAAGTGGCAGACAGCAAAAAGTCAAAATTAGATGCTAGAGCAAAAGATCAAGCAATTACTTTTGTACAATCTCCTACTACTGACCAGAAGGAGAAATTGGATTCAAAATTTTTGATGTCAATGATCGAAAGGGACTATACTCTGTGGCATCATTTAGATGACATTATTTGTTTGGTTGGAAGACTCCTTTCT TGGAGCAAGAAAAGTCGTTTTTTACATGCCAAAGGCTTGGAGCAAGTTCTTAAATGGCTGGAGGAGATAAAGGATCACCATGGGTCCTTTCAACATGGGGCAG CATTGGAGACAGATTCTAATGCTCTCAAGACTGGAGATTTACTGCTCTCTTCTTGCTGGAAGCATTATAGCGTGCTACTACACCTGGAAGATAAGAAGTTCTCTCAGCATTACAAGAAACTGTTGGACCAGTATATGTCTGGCATCCAG TATTATATGGACAACCACACTGGTGGTGGCTATACTGACAACAATGATGGTGGGTTGGAGACCAGAAAATTCTTTTTGAATTGTTTATGCCTGCTTTTGGGACGTCTGGACATCAAGAGATTTGAAAGCACAGTGTCGGAATTTGGGATGAATATCTCACGCATTCTAGTACCACAG CTTAATTGCACTGATGAAGATGTGATAGCTGGGGTTGTTTCAATATTCAAGGCTATCATTCTGAGGCCAGATTACTCACAAGAAGATGCACTTACTGACAGTAGGAAGGAAAAtagtgtgattccttttctGCTTCACCTTTTAGATGAGCGGGATGGTACAGCTAGAGCTGTTGTTATGCTGATAGGAGAATACTGCTCAAT GAGCAAAGATGATCAGTGTCTTATGGAAGTTCTAAAGCGCCTTGATTCTGGAAACATTTCCCAGAGAAGAAATGCTATGGATGTTATTTCAGAAGTCTTACATATATCATCAAATTCACAAAGTTTAATGTCTTGTTCTGCTAG GAAAGATATAGCCAACAAATTGCTAGAGCGGCTTGGAGATGAAGAAATTATGATTCGTGAACAGGCATCCAAATTACTTCCAATGATAG ATCCTTCATTGTACTTGCCTGCACTGGTTGGTCTTGTCTACTCTTCAGATGAGACAAAATCAATTGCTAGTGATTCCATCATTGAGGTTCTCAAACATCACAACCAGAGAATTGAAGTCATATTCTTGTTTCTTGACTGTCTTAG CAACACCAGTATAAGCCTGGACCTTCCACAGTCCAATGGAGATAAAG GGTCAAAGTTCGATACTGACCGACTACTCAAACTGGTTCCAGTATGGTCTAAAAGT GTTCAAGACTGGAACTTATTAATCGGACCACTGGTTGACAAGATGTTTGCAGATCCATCAAATGCAACTACTGTCAAATTCTTGAGTTATATAAGTGAAAACTTAGCAAATGTTGCTGATCTTGTATTGCATCATGTTCTGTTGCATGTTAGAGAACAGAAGCA GATTGATGAAAGTTTCTTATCAAGATGGGAGCAAAGAACCTACTCAAGTGATGAGTTTGAAGAAATGCAGCAATCTCTGTTCGAGCATCTTTGCCCTTTGCTTATAATTAAGATTCTTCCCCTGAAAACTTTCAACGACCTCAATTCATCCATTATGTATGGGCATCTCAGTAAAAACATTATTCCGG CAAGCAGGAACACTGATATTGATTGTGATTGTATCTCTGCTTTCCTTCTAAACAG GGCTTTTTCTGAGTTTGAATTTGAAGATGTTCGGAAGCTCTCTGCTGAGCTGTGTGGACGCATTCATCCACAA GTTCTACTCCCATTTCTTTGCTCCTTATTAGAGAGGGCTGTTGCCTCTAAGAATATACTGAAGATAAAGGCCTGTTTATTTTCGATCTGCACATCACTAGTG GTCAGAGGATGGGAGTCACTTTATCATTGTTCAATGTATGCAATTAGAGAGATGATTGAAACAGTATTGTTATGGCCTTGTCTGAACGCTGATTCAG TTTCTAAAGCACAACACGGATGCATTGATTGTCTAGCACTGATGATATGTGCTGAACTACAAGCTAAGGAATCAATCACCACTTCCATGCCTGACAAAACTAAGGCCGTTGGAAAGGAAG GGAAGTCTGTTGTCAGCTATGTGCTCAATCAGTTCTTTAACAACAAGAATGAACGAACTTCAACTCCAGAGTTTGGGGATGAAAACTCAGAATTTGTTGCTGCTGCAGTATCTCTCTCTTTTCGTCTGTGTATGGGTAATGTTCTCATTAGCACTTGCCAGAAGATATCAGAATCTTGCAAGAAGCCCTTTGCAGCACaagttcttccttttcttcttcattctctTGAG CAGTTTGAAACGATGTCAGAGATTAGAGCAGCATGCACCCAGGTCCTATTTTCAGCTGTCTATCATCTAAGATCTGCAGTTCTTCCCTATGCATCTGACCTTCTCAGAAGCGCCCTAAAAGCCCTGAGGAAGGAGTCGGACAAG GAAAGGATAGCAGGTGCGAAGCTCATAGCATCACTTATGGCCAGCGAAGATGTGATTTTGGAAAACATATTTGTTGGACTGTTAGAAGCTAGGTCTGTACTCTCAACCATATCCTCGTCAGATCCTTCCCTTGAGTTACAACAGCTATGCCGCAACTTGCTAGCATGCATATCTTCTCCTTGA